In Halococcus agarilyticus, the genomic window TTCCTCGGGAACTACTTCCCGATGGCGACCGAGATCCACGCCACCGACCCCGCGACGCTGCCGGCGACGTACGAGGACTTCCGCCACGCCGTCCTCCAGGCGACGCTTCACAGCCGCACCGGCTCGGCGGTCCGCGCGCACGTCACGGGCCGGTCGCTCCACGACGACGACGGCCCGACCGAGCTCGACGGCGTCGTCGTGGACATCCGCCAGTCGCTGCTCGACCCGGCGAGCAGCTCCTTTCCCGTCGAGAACACGCTCGTCGTCGAAACCGACGACGGCACGTACGACGTCGGCGGCCTGGGCGCGTTCGTCGAGGACTTCGAGGCCGCCGCGGTGGAGCTGCGACCGATCGAATCGACGGACTGACCGCCGGCGTTCGCTCGCGGCTGGCGTTTCGCCGGTCGGCGGACTTTTATCCGACCACCTCCTTCTCCCGATATGACTGTCCGGGTCGAACGCACCTTCGAACTCGAAGCCTCGCCCGAGCGCGTCTGGGAGTTCATCGCCGACCCGGCGAAGCGCGCGCGCCCGATCAGCGTCGTCGAGTCCTTCGACGTCCACGACGACACCCACGCGACGTGGCACATCTCGCTCCCGATCCCGCTCGTCAGCCGGACGATCGCGGTCGAGACCGAGGACACCGTTCGCGAACCCCCCGAGCACGTCGAGTTCGTCGGCCGCTCGCGCGTGATGCGTGTCGTCGGCGAACACGACCTCGAACCGCTCGACGGCGGCGGCACGCGACTCAGGAATCGCTTCACCGTCGAGGGCAAGATGCCTGGCGTCGAGCGCTTCTTCAAACGCAATCTCGACGGCGAACTCGACAACCTCGAAACGGCTATCCGGAACGAGGTCGAACTCGAGGCCTGATGGAACTCGCGCTCGCCCAGCTCCAGGTTGTGGCCGGCGACGTCACCGGCAACACGGAGCGGGCGCTGGCCGCGATCGAGGACGCGGCCGCGGCGGGTGCGGAGCTCGTCTGTCTGCCCGAGATCTTCACCGTCGGGTACTTCGCGTTCGACGAGTACGAGCAGTGTGCAGAATCGCTCGCCGGGCCGACGCTCGACACGGTGGCCGACGCCGCGAACGATCACGACGTGGCCGTGCTCGCGGGGAGCATCGTCGAGGACCTCGCGGCGAGTGCGGCCGACGGAATCGCGACGCCTGCCGAAAGCGGCCTCGCGAACGCCTCCGTCCTGTTCGATCGATCGGGCGAGCGTCGGGCGATCTACCGGAAACACCATCTGTTCGGGTACGACTCGGCCGAGGCCGACCTGCTCGTGCCTGGCGAATCGCTCGGCGTGGCCGAGATCGAGGGATTCACCGTCGGGATGACGACGTGTTACGACCTCCGCTTTCCCGAACTCTACCGCGATCTCGCCGCAGCGGGCGCGGATCTGATCCTGGTCCCGAGCGCGTGGCCGTACCCCAGAGTCGAACACTGGCAGCTCCTCCCGCGAGCGCGGGCGATCGAGAACCAGGTGTTCGTGGGGACTTGCAACGGCTCCGGAGTTTTCGACGATACAGCACTCTGCGGCCGCTCGACGGTGTACGATCCGTGGGGCGACGTACTGGCCGAGACCGGTGACGCGCCAGCCATCGTCACCGCCGACATCGACCCTGGCCAGGTCGAGACGATCCGCGAGGAGTTCCCGGCGTGGCGCGACCGGCGACGATAGGCGGGAAACGAGAGGTTTATGCGGCGCACGCACCTCGTCTCAAGCGCCGGTACGTGACGCTTTTCTCGTCGCAGCCGGCACCAACGCGCCCGCCACCGCCGCGCCCACCGCACCCCCACCCCGTTTCGTTCGACCGCTCGACACTCGCGTAGCTCCGGTGGTGTCGCTCCGATCGGTGTGCCAAAAATCGAGTGTAGCCGTTGGTCCGCCGCTCAGTCCTCGTCGGTCGTGATGTCGGCCGAAAGGCCCTGCGCCATCTGGATACCCTCCGAATTGTTGAGCGTCCAGGCGGTGCGCTCGGTGACGGCTTCGATGACCTCGCGTGCGCTTGGGTAGCCGTTGCCCGACTTCTTCACGCCGCCGAACGGGAGGTGGACCTCCGCGCCGATGCAGGGGAGGTTGCCGTAGGCGAGCCCGATCTCGGCGTTGTCGCGGAAGTAGTTGATCTCGCGGTAGTCCTCGGAGATGATCGCACCGGCGAGCCCGTACTCCGTGTCGTTGTGGAGTTCGACGGCGTCCTCGATATCTCCGGAGTACTTCAGGAGCGCGACGTGCGGGCCGAAGACCTCCTCGTGGGTCACGCGGAGGTCGTCCTCGGGATCGGCCTCGTAGACGAACGGTCCGACCCAGTGACCGTCCTCGTGGCCGTCGGGAATCTCGTCGTCGTCGAGATCCGCACGATCCACGAGCACGTTCACGTCCTCGTCACGCGCGAGGTCGTTGTAGCCCGTGACCTTCTCGGCGTGCTCGGGCTCGATCAGCGGCCCCATGAACGTGTCTTCTTCGAGGGGGTCGCCGACCGCGACGTCCTCGGCGACGTCGACGAAGCGCTCCTTGAACTCGTCGTAGCGGTCCTCGTGGACGAGGAGTCGCTCCGAGGAGACACACCGCTGGCCGGTGGTCTTGAAGCTCGACATGACGGCCGAATGCACGGCAGTGTCCATGTCGGCCTCGCTCGTGATCACGACGCCGTTCTTGCCGCCCATCTCACACGCCGCGAGCTTGCCGGGCTGGCCGCCGACCTCGCCGGCGATCTCCTGGCCGACCTCCGCCGACCCCGTAAACAGAACGGTGTCGGTGCGGTCGTCGTCGACGATGGCCTCGCCGGCGTCGCCGTAGCCCTGGACCATGTTGAACACGCCCTCCGGAATCCCGGCGTCCTCGAACATCTCGGCGATGACCTGGCCGCACCACGGGGTCTGCTCGGCGGGCTTCCAGACGACGGTGTTCCCTTCGACCAGCGTGACCGCCATGTGCCAGAACGGGATCGCGACCGGGAAGTTCCACGGCGAGATACAGCCCACGACGCCACGGGGGCTCCGTCGCATGTAGGCGTCCTTGCCGGGGATTTCGGACGGCACGACGTCGCCGTGGGGATGGCGGGCGTTGCCGGCGGCCCACTCGACCATGTGCCACGCCTCGGTCACGTCGGCCTTCCCCTCCGAGATCTCCTTCCCGCACTCCTTCGTGACGACCTCGCCCAGCTCCTCGTGGCGATCCCGGAGCTCGTGGTAGATCTCCCAGAGATACTCCGCGCGGTCGATGTACGACAGCGCGCTCCACTCCTCGAAGGCTTCGTCGGCGGCCGCGAGCGCACGATCGACATCCGCGTCGGTGCCGCGCTGGAACTCGCCGAGCGTCTCGCCCGTCGCGGGATTGATGCTCTCGAACGTCTCCGTCCCCTCGCCGTCGGTCCATTCGCCGTCGACGTAGTGTTTCGACGGCTCGCTGAGTTGCTGGCTCATCTCGGCAAGAATTGCGCGGGCCGGGTACAAAAGCGTCGCGCTGTTCACATCGGAACCGACGGGAGACGGAGACTTGCAGCCTCACCGAAGGCCGGGAATCCGCTTCATCGCGCGCAGCGCGGCCGTCATCCCCTTCACGTAGAGATGCTCGGGAACACCAGGTGGCGCGGCGAGCGGGGCCACGCGCTGTTCGGCCACCGTCTGTGATTCGGTGTACTTCAGGATCCCCTCGCGGCCGTGTCGACGGCCGAGCCCCGACTCCTTCATCCCGCCCATCGGCGCGTCGATCGATCCCCACGCCGCGACGTACGCCTCGTTGATGTTGACCGTGCCACACTCGATCCGCTCGGCGACGGCGTGGCCGCGTTCGCTGTCCTCGGTCCAGACGCTCGCGTTCAGCCCCCGATCGGAGTCGTTCGCCCGCTCGATCGCTTCCTCCGTGCTCTCGAACTCGTACAGCGACACGACCGGGCCGAACGTTTCCTCGTCGGCCACGGTCATCTCGGGCGTCACGTCGGCGAGCACCGTCGGCTCGTAGAAGTACGGCCCGACGTCCGGGCGCGCCTCGCCGCCGGTGAGCACGGTCGCGCCCTTTTCGCGCGCGTCCGCGACGTGGGATTTCACCTTTGCCAGCTGGTCGGCCGACGCCAGCGAACCGACGTCGGAGCCGTAGTCGAGGCTCGTGCCGAGATCGAGGTCCCCGACGGCCGCGACGAACCGCTGCTCGAACTCGTCGCGGACACTCGTGTGAAGGTAGAACCGTTCGAGCGAGATGCAGAGCTGTCCGGCGTTGGTGAACGCGCCGCGGATCGCGCCCTCGGTAGTTCTCCCGAGGTCGGCGTCGTCGAACACGATGAGGGGGTTCTTCCCGCCGAGCTCCATCGAGCACTTGGTGAGGTTCGCGCCGGCCTGCTGGGCGACCGTCTTGCCCGTCTCGGTGCTGCCGGTGAACATCAGGAAATCCGCGTTCTCGATCAGCGGCGGGCCGATCGTCGAGCCGTACCCGGTGACCACCTGAAGCACGTCGTCGGGCAGACCAGCCTCGCGGAGGAGTTTGACCGCGAGCAGCGCAGTGAACGGCGTTTCCTCGGCTGGTTTCAAAACGACTGAGTTGCCCGCGAGCAGCGCGGGGATCGCGTCCGAGACCGCGAGCGTCAGGGGGTAGTTCCACGGCGCAATGATCCCGACGACGCCGACCGGGTGGTGGTGTTCCGTGGTCTTCGTCAGCAGCGGCAACGCGCCCGTCCGCCGGCGGGATGCGAGGTGGTCCTCGCCGTGGTAGGCGTAGTACCGGCTCGTGATGGCGACGTCGAGGGCCTCCTCGTAGGCTGCGCGTCGACTCTTGCCACTCTCGCGCTGGACGAGATCGAGGAGTTCGTCCTGACGGTCGAGCACGAGATCGTGATATCGCTTCAGTACTGCCGCACGCTCCTCGAACGAGCGGTCGGCCCACGACTTCTGGGCGTCGGTGGCGCGCTCGGTCACCTCGATCACGTCGGACTCGGTGTGGGCCGGGACCGAGCCGAGCGTCTCGCCGGTGTAGGGCGCTTCGACGGTGATCGCCTCGGGCTCGATCGTGTCGCTCGGCAGGCCTTCGAGCAGTTCGGCGAACTCGCCTGCTCCCGTCGGCCGCGTTCGCATCGATTCGGTCACGTTCGTCGAACGGGTGCGAACGGGGTATAGCTATCGCCGACCGATGACGACGAGCGGGCTACGTCGCGCGTTTCTCGATCTCGCCGCGGAGGAGTGCGGCGTCGAAGTCGTGGTCCGGGCGCATGTTGATGAAGTCGACGAACTCGCGGGCGGCGAGCAGATCGTCGACGTCGTAGTGTTCGGTGGCTGCGTCGACCGCCGTGCGCGCCCCGACCAGGGGTTCGAGCGCCGCGAGCCCACAGGCGAGGTCGTACGACCGCACGTCGGCGGCGGCGTCCCTTCGCACGCTCGTCGCGTCGATGACGTACAGTTCGCCGTCGGCGACGAGGACGTTCTCCGCCCGGAGGTCGCCGTGGCCGAGTTCCGCCGCGTGCATCCGCGCGAGCACGCCGAAGACGTCGGGAGCGAGCGTGCGTGCCTCCGCGCCCGAGAGCGCGTCGAGCGTGCGGAACGCGGGAAGGTACTCGAATACGAGCACGCCGAACTCCTCGTGGGCGAACGCTTCGAGCGGCTCGGGCGCGTTGACACCGATCTCGCGCAGCCGGTGGGTCGCGTCGCGTTCGTGCTCCGCCATCTCGACCGGGTCCGCGAAACGTTCGAAGAATCCTTCAGTACCGCTCGAAAACGCGCCGAGATTTCGGCCCGTGGTGAGCAGCCCGTGGACCAGCGCGTTCTGTGGCGTGATGACCTTCACGAACCACCGCTCGTTCAGGACACAGGGCGTCGAGAGCCAGTTGTCGGCGTCGAGGCGGTCGATCCGCTCGACCGATGCGCCGTAGCGCGCCGCGACCGCCTCACAGACGGCTTCGAGTCGCTCGGAGGCGACATCGCCCCGGATGAATCGTCGAAACGCCACACGCGAATCGAGAGCCTCCTCCGTCTTTTCACTATCGCCCACCTTTTTACTTCGTCGGGTGCGCTCGCTCGTTTCACTCGCTCGCCCACCACTCCTCGCAAAAAGGTGGATCAAAAACTCCCGCTCGCTCGGTCCTGCGGACCTCGCTCGCGGTGCGATTGCTGATGCATTCCGTACCCGTACCCGCAGCCGCACAGCACCGCCGAAGCCCTCGGCGCTCGCTACGCTCGCGCCTCGCCCTTCATCCACCAGGACCGCACCGCAGCCGCACCGCCGCCACCGCACCGCAGCCGCTGCCACACCGCGCTCGCAATCGTTGCCGGGAGTTTTTATCCTCGTGCCGCCGTAGGGAGCGCATGGATTTCGAGCTGCCCGACGAACACCGGATGATGCGCGACACGGTGCGGGACTTCTGCGAGGACGAGATCGAGCCGATCGCCCAGGAGATCGAGGACGAACACCGCTATCCTGCCGAGATTTTCGACCAGCTCGGCGACCTCGACGTGATGGGCGTCCCGATCAGCGAGGAGTACGGCGGCCTCGGCGGCGATCAGCTGATGTACGCGCTGGTCTGTGAGGAACTCGGCCGGGTCTCGGGCTCGATCGGGCTCTCCTACGCCGCCCACGTCAGCCTCGCCTCGAAACCCCTCGAACTCTTCGGGACTCACGAGCAGAAAGAGCGGTGGCTCCGGCCGCTCGCGGAGGGCGAACACATCGGCGGCTGGGCGCTGACCGAACCCAGCAGCGGCAGCGACGCGAGCGACATGGACACCCACGCCGAGAAGGAGGGCGACGAGTACGTGCTGAACGGGACCAAACAGTTCATCACGAACGCCAGCGAGGCCGGCTCCGTCCTCGTGAAGGCCGTCACCGATCCCGAGGCAGGCTACGACGGCATCTCGACGTTCATCGTCGATCCCGCCGACGACGGGTTCGAAGTCACGACGATCTGGGACAAGATGGGGCTCAACGCCTCACCGACCTGCGAGATCCAGCTCGACGAC contains:
- a CDS encoding SRPBCC family protein — its product is MTVRVERTFELEASPERVWEFIADPAKRARPISVVESFDVHDDTHATWHISLPIPLVSRTIAVETEDTVREPPEHVEFVGRSRVMRVVGEHDLEPLDGGGTRLRNRFTVEGKMPGVERFFKRNLDGELDNLETAIRNEVELEA
- a CDS encoding carbon-nitrogen family hydrolase, whose translation is MELALAQLQVVAGDVTGNTERALAAIEDAAAAGAELVCLPEIFTVGYFAFDEYEQCAESLAGPTLDTVADAANDHDVAVLAGSIVEDLAASAADGIATPAESGLANASVLFDRSGERRAIYRKHHLFGYDSAEADLLVPGESLGVAEIEGFTVGMTTCYDLRFPELYRDLAAAGADLILVPSAWPYPRVEHWQLLPRARAIENQVFVGTCNGSGVFDDTALCGRSTVYDPWGDVLAETGDAPAIVTADIDPGQVETIREEFPAWRDRRR
- a CDS encoding aldehyde dehydrogenase family protein, which translates into the protein MSQQLSEPSKHYVDGEWTDGEGTETFESINPATGETLGEFQRGTDADVDRALAAADEAFEEWSALSYIDRAEYLWEIYHELRDRHEELGEVVTKECGKEISEGKADVTEAWHMVEWAAGNARHPHGDVVPSEIPGKDAYMRRSPRGVVGCISPWNFPVAIPFWHMAVTLVEGNTVVWKPAEQTPWCGQVIAEMFEDAGIPEGVFNMVQGYGDAGEAIVDDDRTDTVLFTGSAEVGQEIAGEVGGQPGKLAACEMGGKNGVVITSEADMDTAVHSAVMSSFKTTGQRCVSSERLLVHEDRYDEFKERFVDVAEDVAVGDPLEEDTFMGPLIEPEHAEKVTGYNDLARDEDVNVLVDRADLDDDEIPDGHEDGHWVGPFVYEADPEDDLRVTHEEVFGPHVALLKYSGDIEDAVELHNDTEYGLAGAIISEDYREINYFRDNAEIGLAYGNLPCIGAEVHLPFGGVKKSGNGYPSAREVIEAVTERTAWTLNNSEGIQMAQGLSADITTDED
- a CDS encoding succinic semialdehyde dehydrogenase, giving the protein MRTRPTGAGEFAELLEGLPSDTIEPEAITVEAPYTGETLGSVPAHTESDVIEVTERATDAQKSWADRSFEERAAVLKRYHDLVLDRQDELLDLVQRESGKSRRAAYEEALDVAITSRYYAYHGEDHLASRRRTGALPLLTKTTEHHHPVGVVGIIAPWNYPLTLAVSDAIPALLAGNSVVLKPAEETPFTALLAVKLLREAGLPDDVLQVVTGYGSTIGPPLIENADFLMFTGSTETGKTVAQQAGANLTKCSMELGGKNPLIVFDDADLGRTTEGAIRGAFTNAGQLCISLERFYLHTSVRDEFEQRFVAAVGDLDLGTSLDYGSDVGSLASADQLAKVKSHVADAREKGATVLTGGEARPDVGPYFYEPTVLADVTPEMTVADEETFGPVVSLYEFESTEEAIERANDSDRGLNASVWTEDSERGHAVAERIECGTVNINEAYVAAWGSIDAPMGGMKESGLGRRHGREGILKYTESQTVAEQRVAPLAAPPGVPEHLYVKGMTAALRAMKRIPGLR
- a CDS encoding RIO1 family regulatory kinase/ATPase domain-containing protein, which produces MAFRRFIRGDVASERLEAVCEAVAARYGASVERIDRLDADNWLSTPCVLNERWFVKVITPQNALVHGLLTTGRNLGAFSSGTEGFFERFADPVEMAEHERDATHRLREIGVNAPEPLEAFAHEEFGVLVFEYLPAFRTLDALSGAEARTLAPDVFGVLARMHAAELGHGDLRAENVLVADGELYVIDATSVRRDAAADVRSYDLACGLAALEPLVGARTAVDAATEHYDVDDLLAAREFVDFINMRPDHDFDAALLRGEIEKRAT
- a CDS encoding acyl-CoA dehydrogenase family protein; protein product: MDFELPDEHRMMRDTVRDFCEDEIEPIAQEIEDEHRYPAEIFDQLGDLDVMGVPISEEYGGLGGDQLMYALVCEELGRVSGSIGLSYAAHVSLASKPLELFGTHEQKERWLRPLAEGEHIGGWALTEPSSGSDASDMDTHAEKEGDEYVLNGTKQFITNASEAGSVLVKAVTDPEAGYDGISTFIVDPADDGFEVTTIWDKMGLNASPTCEIQLDDVRLPEDRLLGNEGDGWDQTKKTLDGGRISIAALSVGLGQGAYEAAKSYATEREQFGQPISEFDAVRNKIVAMDRKIERARLLTHKAATKYDAGQDVNRESALAKLDASEAAREIAEDAVQVLGGYGYTTDFAPQRFYRDAKLMEIGEGTSEIQHLVIGRELGL